The following are encoded together in the Meriones unguiculatus strain TT.TT164.6M chromosome 16, Bangor_MerUng_6.1, whole genome shotgun sequence genome:
- the Mea1 gene encoding male-enhanced antigen 1 isoform X1, whose amino-acid sequence MAEVGREADFSSSFASVLGTGRGWRTKKPSWSCRAGSEAPARMAAVVLGGDTMGPERIFPNQTEDLGPHQGPTEGTGDWSSEEPEEEQEETGAGPAGYSYQPLNQDPEQEEVELAPVGEGEDGAADIQDRIQALGLHLPDPPIESEDEDEEGAAALSSHSSIPMDPEHVELVKRTMAGVSLPAPGVPAWAREISDAQWEDVVQKALQARQASPAWK is encoded by the exons ATGGCAGAGGTGGGGCGAGAGGCGGACTTCTCGTCCTCGTTTGCGTCAGTCTTGGGCACGGGGCGGGGCTGGAGGACTAAGAAACCCAGCTGGTCCTGCCGCGCCGGAAGTGAAG CCCCTGCCCGGATGGCAGCAGTAGTTCTAGGGGGAGACACCATGGGCCCGGAGCGTATCTTCCCCAATCAAACTGAGGACTTAGGGCCACATCAGGGTCCTACAGAAGGAACTGGGGATTGGAGCAGTGAAGAACccgaggaagagcaggaggaaacGGGAGCAGGACCAGCAGGCTACTCGTACCAGCCCCTCAACCAAGATCCTGAACAAGAAGAGGTGGAACTCGCCCCAGTGGGTGAAGGAGAAGATGGAGCTGCTGACATCCAAGATCGGATTCAG GCCCTGGGGCTTCATTTGCCAGACCCACCAATAGAGAGCGAGGATGAAGATGAGGAGGGAGCTGCAGCATTGAGCAGCCACAGCTCTATCCCCATGGACCCAG AACACGTAGAGCTGGTGAAAAGGACGATGGCTGGAGTAAGCTTGCCTGCACCAGGGGTTCCTGCCTGGGCTCGGGAGATATCGGATGCTCAGTGGGAAGATGTGGTCCAGAAAGCCCTCCAAGCCCGGCAGGCATCCCCTGCCTGGAAGTGA
- the Klhdc3 gene encoding kelch domain-containing protein 3, translating to MLRWTVHLEGGPRRVNHAAVAVGHRVYSFGGYCSGEDYETLRQIDVHIFNAVSLRWTKLPPVRPAVRGQAPVVPYMRYGHSTVLIDDTVFLWGGRNDTEGACNVLYAFDVNTHKWSTPRVSGTVPGARDGHSACVLGKIMYIFGGYEQLADCFSNDIHKLDTSTMTWTLVCTKGNPARWRDFHSATMLGNHMYVFGGRADRFGPFHSNNEIYCNRIRVFDTRTEAWLDCPHTPVLPEGRRSHSAFGYNGELYIFGGYNARLNRHFHDLWKFNPGSFTWKKIEPKGKGPCPRRRQCCCIVGDKIVLFGGTSPSPEEGLGDEFDLIDHSDLHILDFSPSLKTLCKLAVIQYNLDQSCLPHDIRWELNAMTTNSNISRPIVSSHG from the exons ATGTTACGGTGGACAGTGCATCTGGAGGGCGGGCCACGCAGAGTGAACCATGCTGCAGTGGCTGTCGGGCACCGAGTGTACTCCTTCGGGGGTTACTGCTCTGGTGAAGACTACGAGACACTACGTCAGATAGATGTGCACATTTTCAATGCTG TGTCCTTGCGTTGGACAAAGCTGCCCCCGGTGAGGCCTGCCGTCCGAGGGCAGGCTCCTGTTGTACCCTATATGCGGTATGGACACTCAACCGTCCTCATCGATGACACGGTCTTCCTTTGGGGTGGGCGCAATGACACTGAAGGGGCCTGCAACGTACTCTATGCCTTTGATGTCA ATACTCACAAGTGGTCTACACCCCGAGTGTCAGGAACAGTTCCTGGGGCCCGAGATGGACATTCAGCTTGTGTCCTGGGCAAGATCATGTACATTTTTGGGGGATATGAGCAGCTG GCAGACTGCTTTTCCAATGACATTCACAAACTGGATACCAGCACCATGACATGGACCCTTGTTTGCACAAAG GGCAATCCTGCACGCTGGAGGGACTTCCACTCagccacaatgctgggcaatcACATGTATGTCTTTGGGGGCCGTGCTGACCGCTTTGGGCCGTTTCATTCCAACAATGAGATTTACTGCAATCGCATTCGAGTCTTTGACACCAGAACCGAGGCCTGGCTAGACTGTCCACACACTCCGGTGCTGCCTGAGGGGCGCAGGAGCCATTCAGCCT TTGGCTACAATGGAGAGCTGTACATCTTTGGTGGCTACAATGCAAGGTTGAATCGGCATTTCCATGATCTCTGGAAGTTCAATCCTG GGTCCTTTACATGGAAAAAGATTGAACCAAAGGGGAAAGGGCCATGTCCCCGCCGGCGCCAGTGTTGCTGTATTGTTGGTGATAAGATTGTCCTCTTTGGGGGTACCAG CCCCTCTCCCGAGGAAGGCCTGGGAGATGAATTTGACCTCATAGATCATTCTGACTTACACATTTTGGACTTCA GCCCTAGTCTGAAGACCCTGTGTAAACTGGCCGTGATTCAGTATAACCTGGACCAGTCCTGTTTGCCCCATGACATCAG GTGGGAGCTCAACGCCATGACCACCAACAGCAATATCAGCCGCCCCATTGTCTCCTCCCATGGATAG
- the Mea1 gene encoding male-enhanced antigen 1 isoform X2 — MAAVVLGGDTMGPERIFPNQTEDLGPHQGPTEGTGDWSSEEPEEEQEETGAGPAGYSYQPLNQDPEQEEVELAPVGEGEDGAADIQDRIQALGLHLPDPPIESEDEDEEGAAALSSHSSIPMDPEHVELVKRTMAGVSLPAPGVPAWAREISDAQWEDVVQKALQARQASPAWK; from the exons ATGGCAGCAGTAGTTCTAGGGGGAGACACCATGGGCCCGGAGCGTATCTTCCCCAATCAAACTGAGGACTTAGGGCCACATCAGGGTCCTACAGAAGGAACTGGGGATTGGAGCAGTGAAGAACccgaggaagagcaggaggaaacGGGAGCAGGACCAGCAGGCTACTCGTACCAGCCCCTCAACCAAGATCCTGAACAAGAAGAGGTGGAACTCGCCCCAGTGGGTGAAGGAGAAGATGGAGCTGCTGACATCCAAGATCGGATTCAG GCCCTGGGGCTTCATTTGCCAGACCCACCAATAGAGAGCGAGGATGAAGATGAGGAGGGAGCTGCAGCATTGAGCAGCCACAGCTCTATCCCCATGGACCCAG AACACGTAGAGCTGGTGAAAAGGACGATGGCTGGAGTAAGCTTGCCTGCACCAGGGGTTCCTGCCTGGGCTCGGGAGATATCGGATGCTCAGTGGGAAGATGTGGTCCAGAAAGCCCTCCAAGCCCGGCAGGCATCCCCTGCCTGGAAGTGA